Part of the Penicillium digitatum chromosome 4, complete sequence genome is shown below.
GAAATCTGCTAAATCCCAAATGTCGTGCAGTCGACACAAGGGAAGTCATGGCAGTCAGATTTGAGAGATTTCTCAACACAACCggatttttcttctttgccCTCATCCTCTGCtgcctcatcatcctcacaCCAGCAGATGCCGTTTACCAATGCTACGAGACCAATCGATTCACCAACATCTTTTTCATTGTCGGCGCATATATCATTACTCTTTTAATTGCTTCCCTCATATATGCGACACGCATTTACACAAATCGGAGTGCACTCACCGGCATACCCAAAGCCTGGATCCCCGTGGAAAAGGAGGATGTGAACAAGAGCGTTAGGCGACTGGTGAAGGAAGGTCTCGTCCGCAGTGCCGTTATCGCGTATCAAGCCCGCCCGCGCGATATCTCCACCGACGAGGACAACTTCCAAAAATACAGACCGCTCCTCATTGACCCCGAACGACCCCCATGGGGCCATGTTGAACACCCCGGCTGGTCATCCCCTGATTCGCCAGACTTGCCAAATCTGCCATATCGCACGGTCATACAGGAGCTCCCCAGCCTGATTGAAGCCAAAGCCGTCTCCCTTGCCCCTGCCGATTTACTATCGCCTGCGCCTACATATCACTTCGATCCGTCAGGCGACCTTGCGACACACTCTCTCCCAGATACACGCGTGGTGGAAGTATTACAACGACCTGCCTCAATGGGGGTGAGAGAATATATCCGCCATCTGACATCCCTCGGCGCGATATATCCACCAGCACTCGGTGCGGATTTCCTTGCGCTGTACGAACAAGCCCGATTCTCGCCGCGCGAACTACACGAAGCGGAATTCCGCGACCTAATGCATCTCTTCGCAGAGATTCTGAGAGGGATGACATCCCTTGCACCGCCGATCCTGGATGAAATTCGCGACAGCGCAAGCTACCGACAAGCCTACAGCGAATCCAATATCGGGCCCTCGGATGAAGAGGGAGAAACAGATACCGTGGGGACATACGGTTACGACGGGGCTCCAGGGTCTATGCGAAGTAACAGCCCACGCCCATCGAATGCGTCTACCTGGGAAACTCAGTCCGGGTATGACACTGCACCCGCAATGCAGAGCCCCACCTCGGAAATTTCGACAGACAGTGGATCCTATGCGACACAAAGCCCTTTTCGCACACCTTCTACGAGGTCTCTACGACGCGTGGCATCGGGCCAATCTGGCAGTTCGGGGGGAAGTGTCATTCGTCTGGTGCAGCCACGAGATCCGACAGACTTTCCGTATACAACTGCCTACGCTGGACGTAGGCAGTAATAATGTTCCATTCATGCCCTGTACATTACTTTACTATAGAGCAACACTAATTGGTCGCCCAATTGCGCCAACCTTGGAGGTGGGGTGGACTTAGTCATGCGGAAAACATTCCGAGAACCTTGGCAAACCTGCAAAATGATTGATAAGATCAATTTATCTTTTAACCACGCATCATAAGAACAACTGGCCAAACCGGCAGACTTCCTCTTTTCTTGGACTGTTGAAGAGAACTATAACATCCTGTAACTATGCATCTCTTTCGCCGAGGGACGTCCTCCCTTTTTAACTCCTCCAATGCCTCTGCCGCCTCCTCCAAGACCGACGTCACCACTGACGCAGTGGGCGATATTGCCCTCGCCGCAGAGGGATTTCAGACAATATCATCAAGCGATAAGCTTTTCAAGAATGTCGACCCAGCGGTCGACGGTGAAGACTGCTTACACGACTGCGCGACATGCACAATCAAATACCCTGCCAAGTTTGATGTCGATCACCAAGACGAACTATATGGACAAGTCAACGGATGGGCAACGCACCTGCTCGTTGCCACCGGCAAGTCCGATTGGGTGAGAGATGTGGCAGACGAGAAAGGGAGCGTCATGGAAGCCATTGAGAAGGGAGGACTGGAACCGAGCAACGGAGTATGATAGCATCCACCACCCTCCCTCTACACCGGTCGAAACCAACCCACACAGAAGCTCACAAATCCCTTCTTACAGCGACTCAAACTGTCCGCGTCAAACATGCCCGTTCCAGACGACTATCACATGGCCGACGCAGGCAAACAGCCAACCAACGTCCTCCTACTGCCTAGCTTCACTGTCGTTGAACACGTCACCCCACAGCTAGTCCCAGATCTGATGGAGAACTTCATCAACCGGTCTCTGACAACAACAACGCCACTAGGCGCAATTCCACCCCCACCCGAGAAACCAACCGAGGCagaccaagaccaagacccTACGCAAACACAAGACCTCCCACACCCATCCACAACATCAATCACCACATCCCTCCAGTCTCACCCCTGCCCGCATGCAGCAGTTATTTTGCTCTGCTCGCAGCGCACGCGTGACGCAAGATGCGGGCAATCCGCGCCTCTACTGCGCCGCGAGTTCGAGCGCCACCTGCGCCCCCTCGGTCTGCACCGCGATATGGACGACCAGCGGCCTGGCGGGGTGGGTATCTACTTCATTAGCCATGTCGGTGGGCATAAGTACTCTGCGAATGTGATTGTGTACCGCCGCCGGGACTTTGATTGGTACAAGCGAGACACTCCTGCGGATGGCGAGGGGAGGGTCGAGGATGAGGGTGCCGCGCAGGGAATCTGGCTGGCGCGTGTGCGGCCGGAGGAATGTGAGAATATTATTCGGTATACTGTCTTACAGGGGAAGGTACTCAAGCCTGGGCAGCAATTGCGGGCTGGGTTTGATCGTGAGCGCGGTGTGACGAGTTGGTAAAGTTAGGGTTTGGTTGGAAGTTAGCATAGTGGATATAGAAAGGTATATCACGGACATGCGTATGACCATACTGGGCTGATTCTGGGTTGTTTGATGTATCTCATTTGTGTACATAGTGTTCTTTATGTGGGCCACGACCGAATTTCTAACCTGGGATAGTTACATTTGGCTGACACTGCAGATGCCTGAAAATTTTGACCCATCACACAGAACTGGCTCTAGCGAGGAAACATTCAAGACTATTTTCGGCCACACGAGTAACAATCTTACCTCTAGCATGTCCCGTCCTCAGCTTCTGGAAGGCCTGCGGCACCTTGGCGAAAGTAAACTTGCTATCAATCACGGCCTTAGGTTTTTCTTCAGTCATCCACCACGCAATCTGTGGTCAAGGCTCGTTTAAAATTCTTCGCATTCTGTGAAGCACGCGAGATCCTACCGAAGACAAGCTTGCTCTCTTTAAAGGTGAGTACCGAGGCATGGGCGGCAACAACTCGGCCGCAGAGGTCAAGGCCAGGGAATGGTGGGGTGGCGTTGAGCCGTAGACTCCATGCTGG
Proteins encoded:
- a CDS encoding thermotolerance membrane protein Dlt1, putative yields the protein MAVRFERFLNTTGFFFFALILCCLIILTPADAVYQCYETNRFTNIFFIVGAYIITLLIASLIYATRIYTNRSALTGIPKAWIPVEKEDVNKSVRRLVKEGLVRSAVIAYQARPRDISTDEDNFQKYRPLLIDPERPPWGHVEHPGWSSPDSPDLPNLPYRTVIQELPSLIEAKAVSLAPADLLSPAPTYHFDPSGDLATHSLPDTRVVEVLQRPASMGVREYIRHLTSLGAIYPPALGADFLALYEQARFSPRELHEAEFRDLMHLFAEILRGMTSLAPPILDEIRDSASYRQAYSESNIGPSDEEGETDTVGTYGYDGAPGSMRSNSPRPSNASTWETQSGYDTAPAMQSPTSEISTDSGSYATQSPFRTPSTRSLRRVASGQSGSSGGSVIRLVQPRDPTDFPYTTAYAGRRQ
- a CDS encoding Sucrase/ferredoxin-like family protein, putative, which produces MHLFRRGTSSLFNSSNASAASSKTDVTTDAVGDIALAAEGFQTISSSDKLFKNVDPAVDGEDCLHDCATCTIKYPAKFDVDHQDELYGQVNGWATHLLVATGKSDWVRDVADEKGSVMEAIEKGGLEPSNGRLKLSASNMPVPDDYHMADAGKQPTNVLLLPSFTVVEHVTPQLVPDLMENFINRSLTTTTPLGAIPPPPEKPTEADQDQDPTQTQDLPHPSTTSITTSLQSHPCPHAAVILLCSQRTRDARCGQSAPLLRREFERHLRPLGLHRDMDDQRPGGVGIYFISHVGGHKYSANVIVYRRRDFDWYKRDTPADGEGRVEDEGAAQGIWLARVRPEECENIIRTGSSEETFKTIFGHTSNNLTSSMSRPQLLEGLRHLGESEYRGMGGNNSAAEVKAREWWGGVEP